gaGCCTCGTTTTTGTGAAAAAAACCTTTTTGTGAGAGAAGGATGGAGGTAGGTgtatcatttagatattttttatgagaatcatcatcatcttctcattttgaaatgagaagtttaatagaaaaattacatgcaaaatgcatgcaatttatttcatgaaatctcaacacctaattaatccattaactatactggaattagtggcttctaaatTCATTATgagctgccacatttcccactaataTTTAGTTTAATTAGTAAATTAGTCAAGGaaaaatttggtcatttgaccaattaagtcaaagtcaaactttgacttttcttagtcaaaagtcaactttttgactttttttctattttatccatcttgactaattccaacctcccgagtatgaatccacattcatttttctaaaattcaaatcatatttgaatataaatacagtcaaagttttgtttttcaaagtcaaaaatcaacatgttgacttttacaattttaaccgtttcaaaacttttcaagtttctaaatatgaatctatattcatatttatttagatcatatttaaacacaaagcttaaagtttatatctgccgacttatatcatatatatacttgtcggtttctctctctttttctaattcgaacaattcgagttacttcaacatatcgttcttagttgaatccatatgagctagtaggggaacctaatggacctatagatgaTGGGCTCCAACcattcgagattaactagctaaactcttttagaccaagcttaatcaacattcgttaactaatgagtcattccactaaagactcatagttgtactcccctcactatagatatatttctgttaacctgatataaccatgttGAGTAAGTCGATcgttcacaggttgttcataatcttggctgagtcaaaataccgttttacctctAAGATTACATCTtactccttaagacccactgatgcactattgaataattggtttaaggtccaacctataaacctgaatccttcttgggccaatgagaaggtggggccccttattcaagacttggattcaatccttaaggaaacaacctatctactatcctaaaaaatgggtaggagtgaattccgtcttgcaccctatgtccctagctatccactcggtcttatccctgaaatggaaggcttattgggcagCGAAGATGAGCTGCCcttacctatgcagatctaaggatactatcgaatgaaaagaagttcatagttagctcaggattaagatcaagttacctaggtcatcataattgaaatagtcagtttatatagtttacggtgttataactaaaagtgactatttcgtggttccagtcttatgcaaaccatttacataggatgcccccactcctaTGTCttcacatgaacgattcaagattacattatttgtactaattacagagcgtgccgcatccatagtgtttttccaaaataaggcgcccaaccttattcatacactatagactatttgggctgttaactcgaacttaatccatgtttatgtctctacataaagttcaattgtattgaaaaacttagtaaaatagcctcaggaccttaatttattggttttaagattatagcattcaataataaactttattaaattaaataacaaagtacgagttttaggacataaattccaacatctTTTACTCCTAAAGGATGTTTTTGGAGTATATGTGAAGGGTCTAGcacatacttcctcaacatggaAAGTGGAAAACATTATGAATCTTTGAGTAGCTTTGCGAGCAATCTTAACTTATAAGTTGTTGGTCCTACGCGAGTTAGAATCTCATAAATTCCTATATATCGTGGACTtagttttccttttctttcaaaCCGATCACACCCCTCCAAGGTGATAATTTAGGAAAATTTGTCACAACCTAAAATTTAGTGCTCTATTATTATTATCCGTGTAGCTCGTCTGTCTATCGcgaaaaattttcaaattttctttggtTACTTTAATGTTCTTCGTCGTCGCCTGAACTAACTCTGAGTCGTAGAGCTTACTCTTGCCAACTTCTTCCCAGCACACTGGAGTTTTGCAATGCCTCCCATATAATGCCTCAAAATAAGCCATTTTAATGTTGGAGTTGTAACTGTTGTTATAAGTGAATTCAATCAAGGACAATTGAACATCCCAACTCATTTTGAATTGTAGAACACAAGTTATCAGTATATTCTCTAATGCCTAAAGAATTCTTTTAAATAGGCCATATGTCTTGGATGAAACGCGGTGCTAAAATGTAGTTTGTTTCCTAAAGCTTTCTGTAACTTTCGCCAAAATTTCAAAGTAAATCGTGGATCTCAGTTTGAAAATATAGACATTGGGGTTCCAAATTGGCTTATAATTTTATCAACATATAGTCTGACCAACTTGTCCAAAGGTAAAGTTTACTTGATGGGGATAAATTTTGGCGTCTTGGTGAACCTATCAACAATCACCAAAATTTCGTTAGTGTCTTGGACAGTACAAACAAAAAGTTTGTAGTTACGTGTTCCCATTCCATTTAGGGCTGGGTAAAAGACACAATAACCCACCAGTCTTTAGGCACTAAGAGTTGAGTTGTTGGAAAATTATGTACTTAGCAACGTATTCTGCTATTTTCTGACGCATATTTGGCCACCAATAGTAAGCTTTCAAAGTTCTGGACATCTTAGTACTGTCAAGATACATCTCAAAAGTTGAACTATGAGCTTCTTCTAAGATATTGTCCTTCAATGCTTTAGTTTGTAGGATGAATAATCTTTTATCTTCTAAAACACGCCATCATTTCTAAATGCATAGATTGTCCATATTTCACATTTCACGTCCTCAACTAACTTTCTTAACATAGGGTTTCCAAGTTGAGACCTAACAATCTCCTCTTCTAGAGTGGGCTTAACCTGGAAGCGTGCTATCAGGTTCCCAGCTAACCCTGTGTTTAGAATTTCCTTGCAGCATCTCAATTCCTTTACAAAGGCTATCCTTCCTTTAATCTCTGTACTTGGGTTCTTTCTACTCAACGCATTTGCTACAACATTAGCCTTTCCAGGATGATATGCAATTGTATAATTATAGTCTTTAATTAGCTCCATCCAATGCCTTCATCTCGGATTTAACTCCCTttgataaaaatatatttcagaCTCTTATGGTCCGTGAAAATGTTACACTTTTTCTTGAACCTATAGTGTCGAAAAATTTTCAATGCATGGACAATCGCTGTCAATTTAGGGTCATGCTTTGGGTAATTGCATTCATGAAATTTCAGTTGTCTAGATGCGTAGGCTATTACTTTTCCTTATTGCATCGAAACACATCGTAAGCCTTGGTGGGACGCATCACAAACGACTTCATAGTCTTTTCCGGGTGCAGGTAATACGAGGATGGGTGCAGTAATAAGCCTACATTTCAACTCGTGGAAATTTTTCTCGCAATCATGCGACCACTCAGACTTTGTTGCCTTCTTTGAAAGTCTTGTCAAAGGGAGGGCTAGCGTGGAAAATCCATCAATTAGATGGCTATAGTAGTCTGCCAAGCCTAAAAAACTCTGAACTTCAAAAATAGTTCTAGGATGTTCCCAATTCTCAATCACctcaatttttttgtaaatcCACTCCAATCCTTTTGAGGATATAATACGGCCAAGGAACACCATTTGGTTTAACCAAAATTCACACTTGCTAAACTTTTCAAACAACTTTTCTTCTTGTAGAGTTTGTAACATGATCCTTAGGTGTTCCACATGTCTTGTCGCATCGAGGAGTAATATAAAATGTCATCCATAAAGACAATAAGAAATTGATCCAAATATTGATCAAATACTTTGTTCATTAAATCCACGAAAGTGGTTGGGGACTTGGTCAATCCAAAAGGCATTACCaagaactcataatgcccaCAACACGTTCTGAAGGTTGTTTTTGGCACATCTGACTCCTTAATTGTCAATTGGTGGTAGCCTGAGCGCAAGTATATTTTAGAGAACACTGAGGCCCCTTTCAGTTGATCAAGAAGGTCATCTATTCGTGGTATAGGATACTTGTTTTTAATTGTTACTTTGTTCAATTGTCAATAGTTAATGCATATCCTTCTTCTTTACGAACAGGACAGAAGCTACCCATTGCAAGGTGCTATGCCGAATATAATCCTTCACCATCAATGCTTCTAATTGGTCTTTTAGTTTTTTCAGCTCGCTTAGTGCCATGAGGTAAAGAGTTTGAGAAATGGAAGTTGTTACCAACACGACTTCAATTGTAaactcaatttctctttttGGTGGTAGTCTGCTCAATTCCTCTAAGAATACATCCAAGTATTCGCGAACTATTGGCACATTTCCTTGGTCACTCTTTGCCATCTGGGTATCAATCACGTGAGCAAGATAAGCGGTATACCCCTTTCTTATCAGTTTCTCACCTATATAGGCCAACTCCCTTCTCTTATGCCTGTTGGATTATCTCAATATTACCTTCTTATTGGAGCAATCCAATATTACATGTGAGCAAGTCCATCCCTAAGATTGCATCTAACTCATCTAATTTAAACAAATCAAGTCTACTTTCAATGTAATATCCTGAATCCTTATCTCGCAATCTCTACATATGAATTTTGCCATAAATACTTCGCCTAGAGCCATGCTAATTAACATTCCATCTTCTAAGGGCTCTATCTTATGGTTCAAAGATTTAGCATGGGATGGAGAAATAAAAGAATGTGTAGCTTCATAATGAAATAACACAATAATAGGGGAATTACAAATCATCAACAAACCTATAATCACGTGAGGGTTGTTTCTGGCCTTACTCTGAGTCATCACGCACACCTTCCCTTGGGACATGGGTCTCCCAGGTCCTTTAGTTTCAATTGTACCTTCTCCAACTCTACTCAGGTGATAAGGTTAATTGACAtagtaacgacccaactttccggactaagctgaggtcactacgtagtattaagactcgacagtaaaacaAACAAGCTCATAAAAGATCGGTtatgattcattaaaaacatttaaaatatcataaaagTAATTTCGGgtcctattttaaatcacattcccgagagttccaaaatatagtgctcaaatcatcaaacgcAAAACCACAAACCAAAAGTTCTAACCATGAttcgatctgacaatgaaaataacgagtaacaaaatacatcaacagaagcataaagaaaacaagacgcgtccatatggccttcacgtatccttcttgcccctcgccggTCTGTCCCTCGccgtacccttacctgaaaagttaaagagaaaaagggtgagtataagatatacccaataagggacccactactgggcccgttagagtaataacagttaacttcctatctAGGGGTAttctacataaacagtctagtggttccgtagaacacACACATCAGTCTTGTGATCCCGAAGAATGCAcgtatcaatctagtgatcccaaaggatacacatatcagtctagtgatcccaaaggatacatatatcagtctagtgatcccgaaggatgcacatatcagtctagtaattctgaaggatgcacatatcagtctagtgatctcgaaggatgcacatatcagtctagtgatcccgaaggatgcacatatcagtctagtgatcctgaaagatacacatatcagtaaggtacactactccatagatgaagctaaccgttaccccacagcctatactaaaccatctacaacagtcacaccccgaTAACGTTCAAACTAACAGCTCCGTTAtaggcttagccagtcagacaatataggtttaaacaactatctcctcagttgctatatgcatatccaattcacacatcattgtgacatttctttaattccagtcaactagtcaaatcctCACTTTGTAAAGTTACCTGACGATACTTCGATTCAGTTCAAACCCTAGTGTATCCCcaggtaatctatgttatgcataACGCCCACATTATACCTGACAATCATATTCAGTTTATAGGACAGTTCAACGACGTATACTCAATGTACACGAGAGGTTCTCGGACTCTTAATCCTTCCACGtaataactccataaccaatatcccAATAATAGACTTCAACTTACATAACATTAAGACTTTATAGTCCATCAACATACTATTCCAGTTCACAATGCAGCCtaccaacataactacaatacacagaacatccgggcatcggtgtctatccgtaaacaactcattactatgatagcacataagctacaactaacggtcacgttacctttaatcagtcaagagcatataagtgatatgtattagtcAAACGTGCGTCAATCCATTCAATACCGTTACTAACATATAATTCCCATGAGGGTTACTACGTTTctagcctcgatccgaggtccagtagtaagaaatcccttacctgaaacttggctatgccccttgatcgagttcacgcccaacgaatccacctaaatgAAATCACAAAGATTTAAACGATGACCTAGTAAAAGTCACTTTTTAAATCGTTCTAAACAACATCCATCGACTTACCCGAGTAAAagagagctatctccaaataagcctgccgtgaaacccgagaacttgagcgtcaactctctaataccttcaaggaacaaAAGATAGTACCATGTCTTATTCCAATATCTAAACTCGAATCGGCTATAGTaacattaggaaactcactaaaataatccttaccgaagattCACCGGGACACGATATGGAAAgaaaatggcttaggtggctcgactTGGCTCTGCTCAACTCTCGGCTTGCGGCTCAGCTCAGCTTGActctcggcttgcggctcgcggctcagctcgacttgactcggctcgcAACTTGGCTcagtcctcggctcggctcgtggctcatctcggctcagctcgcggctcgtggctcggctggACTCAACTCgcgactcggcttggttcgaATTTGCAGCTCGGGTACGGCTTCGCCCTAGGCTCGTGGCTCGGTTTGCGGGTCAGAATGAAAGAGTATGGCTCGGGTCTAGTGAGCTTGAAGTCGGGGCAACCACAAGCGACTGGGTTTTTGGACGCTCAACGGCAGTGGCGTTTCGCGGACGACGCACGGAGGAGCGACGGTCGACTGCTTCGTGGGGAGACGACGAGCGGCGATAGATCTAGCCCCGCATCTCCGTGGCTGTCGCAGCTCTGGCAGATCTGGAGGTTGACCGAAATCAAAAAGGGGGCCGGGGAAAAGGAAGCTGTCGCACGCCAGCTTGCGCGACTGACTACGTTCGACTGAGGCAGAGATGACCGAGACGGAGACGACTTACTGGTGCTGACGAAAAGGGAGGAGATGAGTCGGGGCGACAGTCGGgcgaggaaggaagaagaagaagaaaaacacgGGGGGGAGGGGCAACGCGCGGGAGGGGGGCTTAgggttttaattttaaaaaatataatatatatatatatataataataataataaaataataataataataatataattaataataataataatataatttatattatattattattatattaatttatactatattatataaaaaaatttcatacccttaaatttctttttctttccccttcaaaaccaaccaaaaattaacacaaaaaaaaattaaaattttcaaaaattcacataaaaacgATAAgatttacctcgaaatttggggcgttacatattAGAGCACCATCCATTGGGTGTTTGAAGTCCTTAAGTTACAATAATTTCTTGTAAAATGTCTTGGTTGGCCACAATTAAGGAATACCTTTAGGAAGCCAGGTCTTTCTTTAGTGTTAAAATTCATCCAGAGGTCTGCTTGCCTTGAGAAACACTTTCTGACCATACTGGGGCATTGCCtcttcattggtccttattttcTCTCTAAAATCTACATCGTAGTTTGATTTAACTGGATGGAGCATGAGAGCGTGTTTTGAAGACTTTGCACATGACGCCTATTTTCTCTGTGTCTCTCGCCTCCTTTACAACATTGTTTTTCTAATCATTTGTCATGCATCCCTCGACTCTCATGGCAGCTTCAACTAACTTAGAAAAATCGGACCAATTCATGCTAGCCGTCATAGGTGCCCTAATCATAGTTCACAAGTCTTCTTTAAACTACTTGCACTTGTCTGCCTCATCAATTATAAAGGCTAAAGTGTACTTAACCATCTCAGTAAACTGTTTCTCGTATTCTGTGACAGTCAAGTCGCCTTGAAATAGGTTCATGaattcctttcttttcttgtcaCAAGAAGAGTGAGGGTAAAACTTGTCCTTAAACACCTTATGAAACTTTTTCCATGCGACAACATTTTCTCTGCCTGCTCTCGTCGCGTAAAGGACCCACCAATCTTCAGCACTATCTTGCAACAAAAGCTTACGTTGCTAGTcttacttttctttcttcaagGTAATCCATCACCCCCAAGCACTTTTCTATACTCAACCATTTCTCTGTATCAACCAGATTAGTGGCTCCCATGTAGGTTGTTGCTCCCAAGGCCTTCAACCTTTCAATGCTAAATCTTTTGTCTAACCTCTGAGCAAATCTGTTGGACATGCTTTCCCTATGCTTCTCCTCATGATTCATATAGGTTAGTAGACATCTCATTGGATGATTGTGCTCCGTTGACACTCCCTGTAGCTGAAACATCTATTGTCAGTTGCCTGACTCACCTTGTTTTCCTTTTGGTGCCATAGTTCCTATATCACATCAATACATTAGACCTCTCATACTACTTTGCAACTCTCTATATGCATGACTCTACTCAAGACTTTTCCCAAGAACTTATGCTCTGGTACACTTTTCATGTCCTGCCCTAAAAGTCACTTTATGTGACCAAGTGGAGGCATGCTGCCTTAACATTCAACGCATCACTCCCTTGAGGTAAAATGTCAAACGCCTAGTAAgaaaaaatagacataaatgaaataagaaaacTTCATTGATGAACAAATCATGCAAATTCATTTAACTTCGATTACACAAGTCTTTTAAAAGAACTAAGTACAGACTTAAAACTGGCAATGTAACTCTTCTTACTTAGCTCTACATGCTATACAAGGTAATAATGATCACTACCAAATGATGCAATTATCAAGGCATAGTAGGCGATTAAAGCTACAAGTGCACGCAGGATGACCTTCATTACCTAGGGGGAAATACAACAAAACATTGGAATATTTGACGAAAACGTCTAGTGAGTGAGATCTTTTCTCATTACcttttatttatcaaatttaCCTCAACGAATCATAAACATTTTTCCAAATCAAGCAGTGTAAATAGCATTTAGTGTCATCAAGAGGTTggttttaaattcaaattgtttctAATGCATTCAGGCAACCCATGCTATTTCAATTCATCAATCAATTTCATAAACCATGGGAAGATTTTCCTTTTTAAGTCATTTATTGTAATTTTCATGGAATACATTACATTTTAATTCTTTCACCGCAATTCATATCGCACCGTATGCATCTCGCATACATGTGATCATCTCACAGAATCATTCTGCATATTTAATTATAACTTTTTACCATTTCCTTagctcaagcatttaccacTCTTTTGTCAAGTTGCAATTATGTGGAATAATCTCCATGCATTTAGCAAGTCTTATCAATTCCACTATGCATAACACATATTCCAATGTTAGATCACACAGTAAGCAATGAGCATCCCgtaccagatcacacaacaagtatgagGCACTCTCATCACATAAGGTACATAAGATCATTTCATTACATCATTCCAGTTTACAATAAATCCAATTCGTTTTTAAGTCATACGTGTTTTAAGAACTGGAAAGCATAAGATAAATCAAATAGTTCACGGTTCAAGGAATTATATTTAAGTATTTGAACACATTTTggaaattctttttattttgaaaatatttaataagaagAACCACTCACACTCAACAATCGGCTATCTCTTTTGCCCATCTCCTAAGCCAAGAACTTCTTTGCAACCTTCTGTGTTATTCAAGCTTCAGTGAATTCCTGGAAATCTTATAAAtttcttcaattctttcttAACTCAACACTAGGTAAAAGGAGTTTCGAATGGGTCAGGTTACTTCTATTTAGGCTTTCCGGTTTTCATGCATAAATGATGGCCTCTATCGATAACAAGAACAGTTTAATCACAGAATTCGAATTGGGCGCTAAGATCAAATCAATCACTGATCTGCTAACACATGGGTTGCACTATCACTTCTAGGTGGAGTAAGCTTATGCCTAATCTTTATTGCCTTGCTTCTTTCCAATATTCTTTCTTTATCGCGTAACCTCCTCGCAAAACGTGAGTTACTTTTTTAATGACAGTCTCATTGCACTAATCATTACTTTTGCTTGAATCTCATTGCATAGAGCAAAACGTGTTCAGGGTCTTACAGTTTGACTTGTCATCTTGATCACCTGCTATTCCATAATCGTGTTACATCATCTTGTTAGTAATCCTTAGTCTGATCGCCTATCATAGAGAGGCAAAGAGAGGGAATATTGTTTTGGGGCACAACTTGTATGTTTTATTTTGTGGAAACCTCCTTGTACTTATCCAAAGGTGTAATCTTATTACGTATCAATGAAGTGTTTATTATCTCaaaataagtttcttactaTGTGTTTAGAATGATCATTGTTATGTTATTCCGCTTTCTAGGTGTTTAGCGTGTTATCTCATAGAAAGATATGTGTTGAGTGTCTAGGTAGTCATGCCTCCACATGGATGCATGGAGTGACTATGGGGCGGGACAGACACATACTTTGAATTTGATTCAAGCGCAATAATCTAAGACATCATGTAGGTGACATGCAGGTAGGAATATCcaatgcaatgagtttgcataagacaaAACCAtcaaatagtaaccactagatgaacttcgttaactagttaagtttctatttcattaggatgacttaggtaacttaatcttaattctgagTATGTTATAAACTCCAATTTGCAGGGGTGTTAAAGGCTTTAGTTGTAGTAACTTTTAGTATCTAAACTCATCCTTCATCACTCTATATATGCACTAAATTCATCATTCTAGAGAATAATAATCTAGACTTCGGTACGAGAACAATGCAATGAAAATCAACCTAAATCGGAGCTAAAATAAAGAAGAACAGGCAATTTGAAGATTAAGGGcaaaattgtaaataattaAATTCGAATTTTCGCGTGCTCAATCCAACACAAGGTCACGACTTCGAATCCCGATCACACCTgatatttttgcatttttagTCCGAAGTCGCACGTACGAAACTTCAAAAGAACGAACCATTTTCTCATACTTGATGGCATTTCCATAATTATCTTGCAAGTTTACATTGACACGTGTTGACTCCCTCTTCATCAGCAACTTGGGCGTCATGTGTTCGAACCTCAGCGCTTGCAGAATTAAAACTCATATTTTCATCATCGTACGCGCCCTACCCTCGCCTGCCACGTGTCGCCATCTCTTCACCGCGCGTCGCTAAGGTAGTGGCTTCGATCCTCATCATCTACAAAACCATTTTTAGGTATATTTTCGTAGGAAAAGTTGTAATTAAttcagaaaattttgaaaacttcGTCATTCATGCGCATTTTCCTGTGTTATCGCCCTTGAAGTTGACAGTTCGAACCTTGGTAAAGGGGTTacataatatattttctttaaataccCTTTTTCCCCCAATTTCCATAATCAATTcatatcaattttttatttcttcaattttaCTCCGAGATTCAATCACCGATTGTATAATCTCTCTCAAGTAATAAAATCTTCATTTATTTCTTCAAGATTCTGGCTAATTTCTCTCGTCAATTTACGAAGGATTTTCATTCCAAAGGCAAGGCTAAGGTAAATTTTTATGGAATCAAGTGTGCAACTTTTTTAAACTGTTGAGACTTCTTTAACTTTTAATTGCTCGGTTGTGATATTGAAGCATGTTCCCTTGATTTCTTTGaggaaaaaaatagattttaattatatttgatcATCCTAATTAATTGTTATTAAACTCTAGTATAATCTTAATTACTAGAGTGATTTAACACCATTGTTGAAAGATCAAGATCATTGTCGATGAATCTTTGCTAAGTTTCTTTTGTCTAAAATTGGTATTCTTGCATCTTTTTATCATTTCAAATTGCTTCATGAAATCTTGTTATGTCACATCTCATTTTAGGTTTTTCCgtctaacctagatcgtggcATGAAAACACttcttgaaaatatttttcaacCTTAAATTCTTTAGAAATTTTGACAGCATCTCCCCTAAAATATGGGTTTGCCAAACCTGAAAAGAGAGGAAAATTGTActtctatatacatatatatatactttcaGACTCAAATTGACATCGagtgtctcaccacacactcatcCAGACTAGTCTAGAGTCTCAACCAAAGTTTATATCCAACTAGGAATTTAGTTACAAAAGAATTACAGTCCACTAATAAATCTTTCAAAACACTTATCATAGCATGACCCTCCTACTTCTAACTACCCCATTAAGTAATACAAAGCTTAagtatatacatacaaaaaaaatgagaatCTACAAATGGTAATGGAGAGCTCAACAAATGCTTTTACCTTCATTGCTACTTGGGGGAAGGAAACATTGAAAACATGAGCTAAAATTTAGTGAGTGTCAAGTTTTTAGAAGTAAAAGCTCGTAAAACATGCTCTCAAGAGTGTTTAAATATGCATTGGtaatgaaatataattaaaatgcTATCATCACATATTACTATAAAGCACAAGTATTTGCGAACAAACTTGGCCATATAAGAGTCTAACATAGTAGAGCGTCTAAATATACGATCGAGAATAGCTTGCACGTGATTAAAGAATCATGCTACCAAACTGAGCTCACGCATATTTAGTACCTGTCATAATAGCAACCTCCATCCCATCCAACCATGGTAAAATGCTAAATATACACAACCAAGAATAGCTTATACGTGATCCATATCCATAAGAAAACACACGGCCAAATtgagctcacgcatacttaTTACCCATCATAGTAGCCACCTCCATATTTATGCTCATttgtgcacatagagccacccatcatgggttaagctaggctAAAAGCCAAAAcacaatcctccatccataTCCTCACCTAGGCTCAAGTTCGCAAATCTCCAGTTACAGCCTCTTTCGGCCCCAGAACCCCCTGACAACCATAGGTGGTGCTACGAAAACACATTCATGTAGCCTTAGGGAAATCACCTTCTCATTCATCCTAAACATCAAATAGTCAAATTTTAAAACCAAATACAATCGAAAACTTGAAACacatttttataaaattcaagCCATATACATTCTTAAAAT
This region of Cucumis melo cultivar AY chromosome 7, USDA_Cmelo_AY_1.0, whole genome shotgun sequence genomic DNA includes:
- the LOC127150370 gene encoding uncharacterized mitochondrial protein AtMg00860-like; amino-acid sequence: MVFLGRIISSKGLEWIYKKIEVIENWEHPRTIFEVQSFLGLADYYSHLIDGFSTLALPLTRLSKKATKSEWSHDCEKNFHELKCRLITAPILVLPAPGKDYEVVCDASHQGLRCVSMQ